The Lucilia cuprina isolate Lc7/37 chromosome 5, ASM2204524v1, whole genome shotgun sequence genome includes a window with the following:
- the LOC124420218 gene encoding SCAN domain-containing protein 3-like: MKLCQDIPLSRRTITRRTEDINESTDINNICQLIICIKTVNANLECFEEMFEVVSLHGHVTGQVLYDALDVNVFAFADKNKLASICSDGAKVMRGKNKGLLGILNKNGINCPAFHCVIHQQALFSKELEIRTTYNCEVAFSSMKLILSKLRNRLTDQHIGDLLRIKEYKGNIDLDRLVEL, translated from the exons ATGAAACTCTGCCAGGATATACCATTATCTCGTCGTACTATAACAAGAAGAACGGAAGATAtaa ATGAGAGTACGgatatcaataatatttgccagttaattatttgtattaaaacagtTAATGCAAATTTAGAGTGCTTCGAAGAAATGTTTGAAGTGGTTTCACTTCATGGTCATGTAACAGGACAAGTTTTGTATGATGCATtagatgttaatgtttttgcatttgctgacaaaaataaattagccTCAATATGTTCGGATGGAGCAAAGGTAATGAGAGGCAAAAATAAAGGACTTttgggcattttaaacaaaaatggaataaattgccCAGCATTCCATTGTGTCATACACCAACAAGCTCTTTTCTCCAAAGAGTTGG AAATACGCACCACATATAACTGTGAGGTGGCATTCTCAAGTATGAAActgattttaagtaaattgcggaATAGGTTAACCGATCAACACATTGGTGACTTATTGCGTATTAAGGAATATAAAGGAAACATTGATTTGGATAGATTAGTTGAACTTTAA